A window of the Pelagicoccus albus genome harbors these coding sequences:
- a CDS encoding DEAD/DEAH box helicase, with translation MNWKGANRLYSRRSLELWSNRLSSDWESGFGADEIKRGRTLYKHGEVSEISLHDADVIVNTRLGSVESYSVVEWTGSNLKVRSSCSDPILGGAIAVAGMLEIEELLADEELALLGADLSLEPSDSEEEESEGSKPEGSPFAGQDAVVRKLHLVLDTHFKGLICEAYWLSEDGTRVSALSKEDGAPRANNSEERGRLIMLAARARKSHFSYSPEFGGYLLENLREIVYFIQSVWPTWKSRFSTEERENVKHIQAGVVEIKLKPKASKSVAGGLDIKWIFDSGSKILDAGLADELLARGEEPMLVPELGVVKLSEESQRALSAWKEVEPDENGSGQLYQLFSLFGEGDDEVELSEELADWRSGLLNPRPDDELKLLEGLRPYQRQGVEWMSRLLKHDCHCLLADEMGLGKTVQIIALILAERDEARSSLVVCPASVVPVWISEFAKFAPEIRIGRYGQKKSKKADPLDVQVISFSLLRNRIERIASEEFDFAIVDEAQFIKNPDSKVSKSCRRIKANRRIALTGTPIENKPLDIWPAFQFLMPGMLGSRAQFDSMFSENPGAFKARLRAQIKPFMLRRTKGEVALELPEKLIMDLECPVTSFQAREYSRICEEGLQRFGDDLGNALRANRFATLSLLTRLRQVSCDPHLLPWMDANIEDSGKLMVLLEKLIEVLGTGHKVVIFSQFVRFLKRARAMIEQSFPELPIFELTGSTSDREAPVRDFQSTNETAAMLVSLKAASVGITLHSADYVFLLDPWWNPAVESQAIDRVHRIGQTKTVFVYRLFAKGTIEEKIQLLQKEKQDLFESIVSDSQAGPDLLATGVQSLQSLLALAQSK, from the coding sequence ATGAATTGGAAGGGGGCAAACCGCTTATATTCTCGGCGTTCGTTGGAGCTTTGGAGCAATCGCCTCAGCTCGGACTGGGAGTCCGGTTTTGGCGCAGACGAGATTAAGCGCGGAAGGACCCTCTACAAGCATGGGGAAGTGAGCGAGATATCGCTGCACGATGCAGACGTGATCGTGAACACACGACTTGGCTCGGTGGAAAGCTATTCGGTAGTGGAGTGGACCGGCAGTAATCTGAAAGTTCGTTCCTCCTGCTCGGATCCCATCTTGGGAGGTGCCATCGCAGTCGCGGGCATGTTGGAGATTGAGGAGCTTCTGGCGGATGAGGAGCTCGCCCTGCTGGGAGCGGATCTGTCGCTTGAGCCCTCAGATTCAGAAGAGGAAGAATCGGAAGGCAGCAAGCCGGAGGGGTCACCCTTCGCGGGACAAGATGCGGTAGTTCGCAAATTGCACCTGGTGCTCGACACGCACTTCAAAGGGCTTATCTGCGAGGCTTACTGGCTCTCTGAAGATGGCACCCGGGTGTCCGCCCTGAGCAAAGAGGATGGTGCTCCAAGGGCGAATAACTCCGAGGAACGCGGTCGATTGATCATGTTGGCCGCCCGAGCTCGAAAATCCCATTTTTCCTACTCCCCTGAGTTTGGAGGTTATCTTTTGGAGAATCTACGAGAGATCGTATATTTCATCCAATCCGTTTGGCCGACCTGGAAGTCGCGTTTTTCCACCGAAGAACGAGAGAACGTGAAGCACATTCAAGCGGGTGTCGTGGAGATCAAGCTCAAGCCGAAAGCGAGCAAAAGCGTGGCTGGAGGTTTGGACATCAAATGGATCTTCGATTCCGGTTCGAAAATTCTAGATGCTGGCCTAGCCGACGAGTTGCTAGCGAGAGGTGAAGAGCCAATGCTCGTTCCAGAGCTGGGAGTGGTTAAGTTGTCGGAAGAATCCCAACGAGCCCTCTCAGCCTGGAAAGAAGTCGAGCCAGATGAAAATGGGTCCGGCCAGCTTTACCAACTCTTCTCTCTTTTTGGGGAAGGTGATGACGAGGTGGAGCTCTCGGAGGAATTAGCCGATTGGAGAAGTGGTCTTCTCAATCCGCGACCGGATGACGAACTTAAATTGCTAGAGGGCCTTCGGCCTTACCAGCGGCAGGGAGTCGAGTGGATGTCTCGGCTGTTGAAGCATGATTGCCACTGCTTGCTGGCCGACGAGATGGGACTGGGGAAAACGGTGCAGATCATCGCGCTGATCTTGGCTGAGAGGGACGAAGCGCGTTCGTCGCTGGTAGTTTGTCCTGCTAGCGTCGTCCCGGTTTGGATTTCGGAATTCGCGAAATTCGCTCCCGAGATACGGATTGGGCGGTATGGGCAAAAAAAGTCCAAGAAGGCCGACCCGTTAGACGTGCAGGTCATCAGCTTTTCGCTTCTCAGAAACCGGATCGAACGTATCGCGTCAGAAGAATTCGATTTCGCGATCGTGGATGAGGCGCAATTTATCAAAAACCCTGATTCCAAAGTCTCCAAAAGCTGCCGCCGTATCAAAGCCAACCGCCGTATCGCTCTGACTGGCACTCCGATCGAAAACAAGCCTTTGGACATCTGGCCGGCTTTCCAGTTTCTCATGCCGGGAATGTTAGGCTCGCGAGCCCAGTTTGATAGCATGTTCTCGGAGAATCCGGGGGCTTTCAAAGCTCGGCTCCGCGCTCAGATTAAGCCTTTCATGCTGCGGCGAACAAAAGGGGAGGTGGCTCTCGAACTTCCCGAAAAGCTCATCATGGACTTGGAATGCCCTGTCACTTCCTTTCAAGCTCGTGAGTATTCCAGAATCTGCGAAGAAGGCTTGCAACGCTTTGGAGACGATCTTGGCAATGCCCTTCGAGCGAATCGTTTTGCGACTCTTAGCTTGCTGACGCGCCTTCGCCAAGTGAGTTGCGATCCGCATTTACTGCCTTGGATGGATGCGAATATCGAGGATAGCGGCAAATTGATGGTATTGCTCGAGAAGTTGATCGAGGTTCTTGGAACCGGTCACAAGGTGGTTATCTTCTCCCAGTTTGTTCGTTTCCTCAAAAGGGCTCGGGCTATGATCGAACAGTCGTTCCCTGAGTTGCCTATTTTCGAGCTCACGGGATCTACCTCCGATCGGGAGGCTCCGGTTCGCGATTTCCAAAGCACAAACGAGACCGCAGCGATGCTCGTTAGTTTGAAGGCGGCAAGTGTTGGGATTACGCTACATTCCGCCGATTACGTTTTCTTGTTGGATCCTTGGTGGAATCCGGCGGTGGAAAGCCAAGCGATCGACCGAGTTCACCGTATAGGGCAAACCAAGACCGTATTTGTCTACAGGCTTTTCGCCAAGGGGACGATTGAGGAGAAGATACAGCTTCTGCAAAAGGAGAAGCAGGACCTCTTCGAGTCGATCGTGAGCGATTCCCAAGCAGGACCCGATCTTTTGGCCACAGGCGTGCAGTCGCTTCAAAGCCTGTTGGCTTTGGCTCAAAGTAAGTAA
- a CDS encoding VOC family protein — translation MPQVKSPLLNTIGQLEIRVGNLNEAQRFYEDVLGMEVESVFGQTMMLRCGEISILVQESNTRPLGCPIYFKVDDRVHEVADMLKANGVRFKSGPSCIVEEFMGKSSWLGFFEDPWGNPLALMGDMPV, via the coding sequence ATGCCTCAAGTAAAATCGCCCCTTCTCAATACTATTGGCCAACTCGAGATCCGTGTCGGAAATCTGAACGAAGCCCAGCGTTTTTATGAAGACGTTCTTGGCATGGAGGTTGAGTCTGTTTTTGGGCAGACCATGATGCTCCGTTGTGGAGAAATTTCTATTTTGGTACAGGAGTCGAACACTCGTCCCTTGGGATGTCCCATCTATTTCAAGGTAGATGATAGGGTGCACGAGGTGGCTGACATGCTCAAAGCTAATGGGGTGAGGTTTAAGAGCGGTCCTAGCTGTATCGTAGAAGAATTTATGGGCAAGTCATCCTGGTTGGGCTTTTTTGAGGACCCTTGGGGAAACCCTCTTGCACTGATGGGCGATATGCCGGTTTAG
- a CDS encoding carbonic anhydrase, with translation MALMPANKDSNGLPVSLHEGHKRFLEKDYARNREQFSALAKVQAPNVMWIGCCDSRVPAERILGAGPGELFLLRNVANIVPPLAADEASVGSSLHFAVDNLKVSHLVVCGHSDCGGIKALSKLGTVPMDPMLSSWVEYAVPALEDYDGDSIESLAKANVITQASHLLEYPYVAAAVEEGRLTIHTCYYEIGIGRLEEYDPVSEKWEYMVKDFS, from the coding sequence ATGGCTTTGATGCCAGCTAACAAAGATTCTAATGGTCTGCCGGTTTCCCTCCACGAGGGACACAAACGTTTCCTAGAAAAAGATTATGCCAGAAACCGGGAGCAGTTCTCTGCTCTCGCCAAAGTTCAGGCCCCCAATGTCATGTGGATTGGCTGTTGCGATTCCAGAGTTCCGGCGGAGCGAATTCTTGGGGCGGGCCCCGGTGAATTGTTTCTTCTCAGAAACGTGGCCAACATCGTTCCTCCGCTTGCAGCGGACGAAGCTTCGGTGGGGTCTTCCCTCCATTTTGCGGTAGATAACCTGAAGGTATCTCATCTGGTCGTTTGTGGACACTCCGACTGTGGCGGCATCAAGGCGCTTTCGAAATTAGGTACTGTGCCAATGGACCCCATGCTGTCCTCCTGGGTAGAGTATGCGGTCCCCGCTTTGGAGGACTATGACGGAGATTCCATCGAATCCTTGGCGAAAGCGAATGTGATTACCCAGGCATCGCACCTCCTCGAGTATCCTTATGTGGCTGCGGCAGTCGAAGAGGGCAGGTTGACGATTCACACCTGTTATTACGAAATAGGAATTGGGCGCCTGGAAGAGTACGACCCCGTCAGCGAGAAGTGGGAGTACATGGTAAAGGACTTCTCCTAG
- a CDS encoding helix-turn-helix domain-containing protein, translating into MIRPLSTFSMPTQGHAKENPFCSFVSTSRKGCLSCLMSHSDLEQTTLNRTKTHRCFAGLHDSMVPIRTGRKLIAHLQTGQVALESLGTSDFQLVSPVIDKLGLELPPKKLKSAYLTTRVLPKENYLGFLNLLELFADQLGSSANNLRIQKAEKTSNPAAARAVKHIKSNFELPISLSEIAEVAGTSVRHFSKVFKEETGLSFVEYLTRERVEKAKKQIRESSNRISDIAFESGFDSIAQFNRAFKKVAGESPSSYRLSANS; encoded by the coding sequence GTGATCCGCCCTCTTTCGACCTTCAGCATGCCTACCCAAGGCCACGCGAAGGAAAATCCGTTTTGCTCATTCGTGTCCACGAGTCGCAAGGGATGCCTGTCTTGCCTGATGTCACATTCGGACCTTGAGCAAACCACCCTAAACCGAACGAAGACACATCGCTGTTTCGCGGGTCTTCACGACAGTATGGTTCCGATCCGTACCGGCCGCAAACTCATAGCCCACCTCCAGACTGGGCAAGTCGCTCTCGAGAGCCTTGGAACGAGCGATTTCCAGCTAGTTAGTCCCGTGATCGATAAGCTAGGCCTGGAGCTTCCACCCAAAAAACTGAAATCTGCCTACCTCACGACAAGAGTACTGCCCAAAGAAAATTACCTCGGTTTTTTGAATCTGCTGGAGCTATTTGCTGATCAACTTGGATCTTCCGCCAACAACCTTCGTATTCAAAAAGCAGAAAAGACCAGCAACCCGGCCGCGGCCAGAGCGGTCAAACACATCAAAAGCAATTTCGAACTACCAATTTCCTTAAGCGAGATAGCCGAAGTTGCAGGAACCTCAGTTCGACATTTCAGCAAAGTCTTCAAAGAGGAAACAGGTCTCAGCTTCGTCGAGTACCTAACGCGTGAACGCGTGGAAAAAGCTAAAAAGCAAATCCGCGAATCGAGCAATCGCATCAGCGACATCGCGTTTGAAAGTGGCTTCGACTCAATCGCTCAATTTAATCGAGCCTTTAAAAAAGTGGCGGGAGAATCCCCAAGCAGCTATCGCCTGAGCGCCAATAGCTAG
- the hemN gene encoding oxygen-independent coproporphyrinogen III oxidase: protein MPIQASFPSQEPLGLNADLIRKYNQPAPRYTSYPTALKFKPIEDKASRSAMLADIEDAEGPLSLYVHVPYCRSLCWFCGCAKIISTNTALADKYLDYLEMEVRRYANLIRSGRKVVQLHFGGGSPNFLSPAQIGRLDNILRSSFEFDPSAEISVELDPRTLSKSQVLAFRKLGVNRASIGVQDINSKVQEAIHRIQPTETNIKTISWLREAGINSINVDLIYGLPHQTESSFNQTLDEVLGYDPNRLAVFSYAHVPWSKPAQKILERSPLPTADSKIDILIQTVQRLTGSGYAHVGMDHFAKIDDPMVKAQEAKTLQRNFQGYSLHADVEICAFGMSAISQSKNSFRQNQKDLDAYYKMLDEGDIPLEKGYLLTPDDQIRREVIMRLMCDLELDFQARGESNGVDFQNYFSSELDRLQVFEEDGLISFVEGGLEVTPLGRLLIRNVASRFDAYLGDAKQGFSKAI, encoded by the coding sequence ATGCCAATCCAAGCCTCCTTTCCTTCCCAAGAACCCTTGGGACTAAATGCGGATCTGATCCGCAAATACAATCAGCCTGCTCCGCGTTATACCTCTTATCCAACGGCTTTGAAGTTTAAGCCTATCGAGGATAAGGCCAGCCGTTCGGCGATGTTGGCAGACATCGAGGATGCAGAGGGGCCGTTGTCCCTCTATGTTCATGTTCCTTACTGTCGGAGTCTCTGTTGGTTTTGTGGCTGTGCAAAGATCATTTCCACCAACACTGCGCTTGCTGATAAGTATCTCGATTATTTGGAAATGGAAGTCAGGCGTTACGCAAACTTGATCCGTTCCGGACGGAAGGTCGTGCAGCTACACTTCGGCGGAGGCTCTCCCAATTTTCTATCTCCTGCTCAGATAGGGAGATTGGATAATATTCTTCGCTCCTCTTTCGAATTCGATCCGTCTGCCGAGATAAGTGTGGAACTGGATCCACGCACGCTTTCGAAGTCTCAGGTTCTCGCCTTCCGCAAATTGGGGGTCAATCGAGCTTCAATTGGGGTGCAGGATATCAACTCCAAAGTTCAGGAAGCGATTCATCGTATCCAGCCTACGGAGACTAATATCAAAACCATCAGTTGGTTGAGGGAGGCAGGTATAAATTCGATCAACGTGGACCTAATCTACGGGTTGCCTCACCAGACTGAGAGTAGTTTCAACCAGACTTTGGACGAGGTTCTTGGTTACGATCCTAACCGCTTGGCGGTTTTCTCTTATGCTCACGTACCTTGGAGCAAACCGGCTCAAAAGATCCTTGAGCGATCCCCGTTGCCAACCGCGGATTCTAAAATCGATATTCTGATCCAAACGGTTCAACGCCTCACTGGGAGTGGCTACGCTCACGTCGGAATGGATCATTTTGCCAAGATCGACGATCCGATGGTGAAAGCTCAGGAGGCCAAGACATTGCAGCGAAATTTCCAAGGATATAGTCTGCACGCCGACGTCGAAATTTGCGCTTTTGGCATGTCGGCTATCAGTCAATCAAAGAACTCTTTTCGACAGAACCAGAAGGACTTGGACGCCTACTACAAGATGCTGGATGAAGGGGACATCCCACTGGAGAAGGGGTACTTGCTTACTCCAGACGATCAGATTCGGAGGGAAGTGATCATGCGGCTTATGTGCGATTTGGAACTCGATTTCCAGGCTCGAGGAGAAAGCAATGGGGTGGATTTCCAGAATTACTTCTCGTCGGAGTTGGATCGTCTACAGGTCTTCGAAGAGGATGGGCTTATCAGCTTCGTGGAGGGAGGGCTAGAAGTGACGCCTCTCGGTCGCTTGCTGATTCGAAATGTGGCATCTCGTTTCGACGCCTATTTGGGGGACGCCAAACAAGGCTTCTCCAAAGCCATTTAG
- a CDS encoding M48 family metalloprotease, translated as MMPAKNFFLLTLIATASFLLGGCATEPSLYSGKTGYYAYSWEQELKLGEESDAGIVKQMGVYQDDELGAYIREIGNTLLEESAIKSADAPEMYKQTEFTFRLLDSSVVNAFALPGGFVYVTRGLLAHLENEAQLAVVIGHEITHVEARHASKQALARQLGQIGLLAGAVIGEQVAENKEFARQMVSLSGDLFQLATLKYGRDAERESDWHGVEYASKAGYDAAEGSKFFRSLDRISDKSGQSIPSWMSSHPDPGEREKTIVELSEKWSTAENPVVGRDRFLEMIDGLVIGEDPRNGYNEGQTFYHPDLGIQFDAPSGWAIQNESDSVYLVSPDQNAMVAFSISAAATPLEAATTLREKLSLQTEYADGTSVNGLPAYTIEGSMTAESGTLLVSATFVEYGPNVFTFLGYGTSAGFPAHQSDASRVPGTFQKITNTRALNVQPYRIAVTRAERNAPLSDLLPSRLPSGTDAQDWAIMNQMELEDIVERGTLIKLPAQ; from the coding sequence ATGATGCCTGCCAAAAACTTTTTCCTGCTCACCTTAATCGCCACAGCGTCCTTCCTCTTGGGCGGTTGCGCCACAGAGCCTAGCCTCTACAGCGGCAAGACTGGCTACTACGCCTACTCCTGGGAACAAGAATTGAAATTGGGAGAGGAATCCGACGCGGGCATAGTGAAGCAAATGGGCGTCTATCAAGACGATGAGCTCGGAGCCTACATCCGAGAGATCGGAAATACCCTGCTCGAGGAAAGCGCCATCAAAAGCGCGGACGCGCCAGAGATGTACAAGCAAACCGAATTCACCTTCCGGCTTTTGGATTCTTCGGTCGTCAACGCCTTTGCCCTGCCTGGCGGTTTCGTATACGTAACTCGCGGCCTTCTGGCCCATCTGGAGAACGAGGCTCAATTGGCAGTCGTCATCGGGCACGAGATTACCCACGTGGAGGCTCGTCACGCCTCGAAGCAAGCGCTCGCTAGACAGCTCGGGCAAATCGGGTTACTGGCTGGAGCCGTGATTGGAGAGCAGGTCGCGGAGAACAAGGAGTTCGCCCGCCAAATGGTCAGCCTGAGCGGCGACCTCTTCCAGTTAGCCACTTTGAAATATGGCCGAGATGCGGAAAGGGAATCTGACTGGCACGGCGTGGAGTATGCATCCAAAGCAGGCTACGACGCGGCGGAAGGGTCGAAATTCTTTCGGTCATTAGACCGCATATCAGACAAGTCTGGCCAGAGCATCCCCTCTTGGATGTCATCGCACCCCGATCCCGGGGAACGGGAAAAAACAATTGTCGAACTCTCTGAAAAATGGTCCACCGCTGAAAATCCAGTCGTCGGCAGAGATCGCTTCCTAGAAATGATAGACGGACTAGTGATCGGAGAGGACCCAAGAAACGGATACAACGAAGGGCAAACCTTCTATCACCCTGATCTGGGAATCCAATTCGACGCCCCATCCGGCTGGGCAATCCAGAACGAGAGCGACTCCGTTTATCTCGTTTCTCCCGACCAAAACGCCATGGTCGCCTTCAGCATATCCGCCGCTGCCACGCCACTCGAAGCCGCTACCACCCTCAGGGAAAAGCTGTCCCTACAAACCGAATACGCAGATGGAACCTCGGTAAACGGATTACCCGCCTACACGATAGAAGGCAGTATGACTGCCGAATCTGGGACATTGCTGGTTTCGGCTACCTTCGTTGAATATGGGCCCAACGTTTTTACCTTCTTAGGATACGGCACGAGCGCCGGATTCCCTGCTCATCAAAGCGACGCTAGTAGAGTACCAGGGACTTTCCAAAAGATAACAAACACTCGCGCTCTCAATGTGCAGCCATACCGAATTGCCGTAACACGAGCCGAACGCAATGCCCCCCTCAGCGACTTGTTGCCCAGCAGGCTTCCATCGGGAACAGACGCTCAAGATTGGGCCATCATGAACCAGATGGAGTTGGAAGATATAGTCGAGAGGGGAACCTTGATAAAGCTACCTGCCCAGTAG
- a CDS encoding tagaturonate reductase: MKLNRESAGSLPVRPERVIQFGEGNFLRAFCDWIIQRMNDELGFNSSVAVVQPIAQGLGDLINSQDGLYHLILEGVKDGNPVREKQLIDCITRCINPYSDYEAYENLFLSPDVRFVVSNTTEAGIQWAEGETLEMKPQPSFPGKMTALLYNRFKKFEGAADKGLIVICCELIEDNADRLQELVLKHAAEWGLEEAFVQWLETACAFCSTLVDRIVPGFPKENIGEIQEELGFEDQLVVVGEHYHNWVVKAPEWVAEEFPAHKAGLNVSFVDEAKQREIRDQKVRILNGSHTGTMAVAFLSGIDTVREAMEDEVVGKFVKDMVAKEIVPNIPGDQEYLQSFASKILERFYNPFIRHEWLTISLNSMSKWETRVLPSLLDSLKNEGRLPERITLSLAALIAFYRQKRAKGPYSCKDNADILELYSKVWSAYEAGSLSLKDLVKEVLAYQSNWKRDLNEIPGLTDSVTQKLESILADGMLETVKGLQS, from the coding sequence ATGAAACTTAACAGAGAATCAGCGGGCAGTTTGCCGGTTCGTCCTGAACGCGTCATTCAATTTGGCGAGGGGAATTTCCTTCGCGCTTTTTGCGATTGGATCATCCAGCGCATGAACGACGAGTTGGGCTTCAATTCTTCAGTCGCGGTTGTGCAGCCTATCGCTCAAGGTTTGGGCGACCTCATCAATTCGCAGGATGGGCTTTATCATCTCATTCTCGAGGGTGTGAAGGATGGAAATCCGGTCCGCGAGAAGCAATTGATCGATTGCATCACCCGATGCATCAATCCGTACAGTGATTACGAGGCTTACGAGAATCTGTTCTTAAGCCCTGACGTTCGCTTCGTAGTATCAAACACCACTGAAGCTGGTATCCAGTGGGCGGAGGGAGAGACTCTCGAAATGAAGCCGCAGCCGTCTTTCCCGGGGAAGATGACCGCGTTGCTCTACAACCGTTTCAAGAAATTTGAAGGAGCAGCGGATAAGGGATTAATCGTCATTTGCTGCGAGTTGATTGAAGACAACGCGGATCGCCTGCAGGAATTGGTGCTCAAGCACGCTGCTGAATGGGGGCTTGAGGAAGCATTCGTGCAGTGGCTAGAAACCGCTTGCGCCTTTTGCTCCACTCTGGTCGACCGCATCGTCCCTGGATTTCCGAAGGAGAATATCGGGGAGATCCAGGAGGAGTTAGGATTCGAAGATCAGCTTGTCGTGGTCGGTGAGCATTATCACAATTGGGTGGTGAAAGCTCCAGAATGGGTAGCGGAGGAATTCCCGGCCCACAAGGCGGGGCTAAATGTTAGTTTTGTCGACGAAGCGAAACAGCGGGAAATTCGGGACCAGAAGGTGCGGATTTTGAATGGCTCGCACACTGGCACAATGGCCGTCGCATTCCTAAGCGGGATCGATACGGTACGCGAGGCGATGGAGGACGAGGTTGTCGGTAAGTTCGTCAAGGATATGGTAGCTAAGGAAATCGTGCCTAACATCCCTGGTGACCAAGAGTATTTGCAGTCTTTCGCGAGCAAGATACTCGAGCGATTCTACAATCCGTTCATTCGCCATGAATGGCTCACTATTTCGCTCAATTCTATGAGCAAATGGGAGACCCGCGTGCTACCGAGCCTGCTGGATTCTCTGAAAAACGAGGGTCGCTTGCCTGAGCGGATTACCCTCTCCCTTGCCGCCCTAATCGCATTTTACCGTCAAAAACGTGCCAAGGGCCCTTACTCGTGTAAGGACAACGCGGACATCTTGGAACTCTATTCCAAGGTCTGGAGTGCGTATGAAGCGGGATCGCTCTCTCTCAAGGATCTAGTCAAAGAGGTCTTGGCTTATCAAAGTAACTGGAAGCGGGACTTGAATGAAATCCCTGGCTTGACGGATTCGGTCACTCAAAAGCTCGAGAGCATTTTGGCGGATGGGATGCTGGAGACGGTGAAAGGCCTGCAATCCTAA